In Sardina pilchardus chromosome 8, fSarPil1.1, whole genome shotgun sequence, the genomic window GAACAATACAGGCAGGGGTCTGCGCTCCATGAGTGCTTTTCTATTTCTAGTTCCAGTTTTCTAGTTCTAGTAAAAATGCAAAGGGTGTGGTCAACCTACCTAATCTGTTCAGTTATTGAAGGTTGACAGAGCAATTGTATATCAAATGTTGGTTTATAGTCATGTTCGGCGACAAAGCCTACGTCTACAGTTGCAATGTCACTTAGACAAAAAtactgttacagtttttctcgattgctttTATCCTTGTCTCAACTCTGACATCACGTTGTCTAAACAGTTAACACACAGGTATAAACATAATCACTCTAAAATAATCACATTTTTCTTGCAAAAGACTGGCCTGGTAGTAACCAGACCCAACTCGAGGGGCaacaccaagcatgcatttgaaaatctcactgcatgcaattggataacacagTTGGATAACAAAGTTGTAGCACTGTCGTTTAGCTCGCCCACATCTTTTTTGGTTACCACAGATACTTGGGGTaaacgtaacgtgcatcattgctcgtggccaccaacgggagcagagagagaaatatgatgCGTTGAACTTGACTAGATCCAAAAATTCCAacatcataaacacatttcacaaagacacaattcacaaaacacaatcctccgttctcatacaTCTCAGCACattttttccttgctaaaacacatgttgcaaaacatattctcaaatgaaagctcatgtgatgcaaaatgcttgccacagtcagcaataactgaacacaatgaacacacctggcgtcatttattacacacaacgactccaAATTGAAGACAcgtgttgctaatgcgcacagtgactgtggtgtgtgtttgtgtgtggtgtgaaagaagaaatcatgttttcaagagtacttttgtgtgcaatagattgtGGTtattgcattgagttgtgttacagtagtgtacttgcagaattttctgtactcttcatatgaaactcacaactctaaaggcctaatcctctgcagagatctaagaagatccgttactctaaagtttttttaaaaatatgcattggcacttggcagttatgaaacaaagaaccttctcacaaattgagcattgtgttttaaatcgtttgctgtagtgtgtaatgatgtgtatactgtagtgcagggatgggcaactttcatgactaagagggccacatttttttatcaccaccatcagagggccaaatgtggccgcgcacttccgcacatctgatgctgcaaaataattctgaataagaacgaaatatgtccattttcatgctcaaatgcatttttaacatagactccctaacaacaaatacaaatattttacagccagtgataagtattattttcagtgcaaagagctcacataaatcaccattcaatgatggcacagaactaaaaaacaatggcccatcatgaagtgcaacaagcctcattcaatgcatttatgctcccactccatttttaagaatttatagacattccctaacgtccataatgagattacagatgtaacatgtaacatccatcacatctgtactctcatccaacgccaaaaagtaagctacagtaggcctacttgcagtcatgcatgatttgtctcagctccccccctcgacattatcagaatgttaacaattatgcgcgtcaccgtgcgtcgggacaaatataccgtttcgaagtttttacctccactacgcacccaaacaatttcgccatctgatatagcttctttgctttggcaagctcaagcgaaacagcaaaagacggaTTGTGTAGTTCTGCCAATTAtgttagtgtaggctagcctacttttgatttgaggtcggctacgacagcggccgagaagctccgtgtgtgtagggcaggctacttctgataacttttcgcaaggtgttgtagtgtagtggcgacttaagtttaaatctttcatggctgatatagtctctagcaaaacttgacatgggtGTGCCTTACCATTCTATAAACAGACACTGCTtccgattttgactgaaaggtagcctacggttttctcaatgagttttctacttttcttccatgtgtgcactgtttttcctcagcGATGGTAAAGGTCCAAGATGGTTTGCATAGTAGGCACAATCTATCGGCGAACAGTATAATAACAATGATGGtgcggttaaaaaaaaaaaaaaaaaaaaaaaaacgcatttttaatcacagtaaaaatgatcatccgcgggccgcactgagtgaggaggcgggccgccagttgcccatccctgctgtagtgtttacatttttgaaagcttcgagctgctcttttggtgtgaaagtttgagttttgaagtgagaaggtgtggttgtgcttatgtagctttataaaagggtattgtgtttagccattggggaacatggaggaaacgtttgtgaaatgtgttttagcatttgagaaaaactgtaacgaACATTCAAAATgccaaaacacttttttgctAGTTGCAGCGAGCCCTAAAGGGCACCAGATTATATGTGTGCCCTGACAATGGAGTCCCTAGTCCCTGTACCAAGTTTTGTTTTGGGAAATGAGAGTGTTGCTTAGATATGAGCTAACTTCCTGTAACTCTAGCACCTCCTTAGTGTATTGTGTGGGGGATGGGGTCCCAAGTTTGGTTTTCATATGTGAAAGCATTTCTGAAAAATGAGactacttcctgtgattatagtaCCTCCTAGTGGTCAAAatacaccaaatgtattgtgcgtcctcaggatGGGTCCAGAGTCTATTTATCAAGTTTGGTTTCACACAGGTGCATCAGAGATTCTGACTCATGCAAGGAATCTCCTAGCCTGGCTCCATATTCTTACCTACTTccattcagttttcatttcacttcatacGTAGTccgggtctgcggtatattcatgggttttctcaagacaaaaatgtgcaggtccaatcagcgaaagTAGCTGAGAATGATGGTGCTGAGGTCGTgtgctagtttgagcatgtcacatcacgaccaaacgttagtgattggttatggcagatctgagtggctctgggcagatccaatagttttaaacatcaacagagtatccgcattcaaagAAGTTCACGCTTGGCACTGGAAAGTGGCAGACTCTTACACAGTAGATGCAGATTTCTTTCCTTTTGTTTAGCCTAGTGAAACCAATAAAGTTTGGTGTCCTTGGATGACATCTGTATTTAGTGTCCTTGGATGACATGTTTCGCTAgagtagactgggtaaacccagtccgatctgccggcgattggatttcgccctgcagctctgGCTGGAAACCTGAACATTTATctttcctgcttcctgtccacgtttgcccATTGATCATACcccttgtgcagtagaaatgcagcgcagactccccagactaatgagtaacaaagaaacaaaataactaatttgcatatatttaaatgttttcataaatgtgtgtgtgtgtatacatatatgtgtgtgaaggagcTCATGAGTTCCATACCCCATGTTTTCCAGAGATGTAGATGCAGTACATCAGTGCAGAGACATGATGCAGAGGAAGCTGGCCCTGCTGCTCGGCATCAGCGCGTTCACGGTCCTCCTGATCCTGAGGTGGGGGCGGGAGATGACCCTGATGAACACGGACACACCCTCAGCAGAGCCTGCACTGCAGCCATGGCAACGGGCACCCGCGGACACCATCACCCCCATCCCAGGCTCCAAGCACCTCATGGTGTCTGCGTTTAAGGACCACAGACGGGGCGGGGCTATCCGGGTCATCAGCATCATCTGCAGGCAGGAGCTGCAGCCGCTCTACTGCGTCCTGTGTGCCAACGATcatgctaacgctaacgttGATGGGAGTGCTAGCACTGATGCTAATGCTAGGCCAAATGCTAAGGCTAATGGGGCTCTGGGTCAGTGCGCAAGTTCACAGGCGAAAGTCGACATGCACAGTGATAACTTTGGCTTTCCTTTTGTGACTTCAGATGTGTTTTGCACAGGTGAATCACTAAAGCAAGCCACACATATCAGCTTGACAACTGACCAAACCGCCATCCACAATTTGACATTTTTGCTAATCCAAAACCAGAAGGTAAAAGAATCATTCAGGTACAACTTCACCATATGCATATCCAACCTGTTTGGGGACTACAATAACGCCCTCCAGTTTGCACAGACCATGGAGGTGTACAAGCTGATTGGGGTTCAGAGGGTTGTCATCTACAACACCAGCTGTGGCCCAGATGTTGATAAAGTCCTCTCGTATTACAGGAGAGAGGGTATGCTGGAAGTTGTGCCTTGGCCAATAGACAAGTTCCTAACGCCCTCTACTGGGTGGAAGTATGACTTGCACCATGGTGACATTCATTATTACGGTCAGCTGACCACTCTGAATGAATGTATATACAGATATATGTACGAGTCAAAGTACCTCTTGCTGAATGACTTTGATGAGATCATTATGCCTTACAAACATGGTAAACTGGACAAGCTAATGGATACATTGCAGCAGCAACATCCCGATGCAGGGGTCTTCAGGATCGAGAACCACATCTTCCCCAAAACCCAGTTTGAAGACAGTGGGCGATTTCGTCTGCCTCAGTGGAGGGACGTGCCTGGTGTGAACATCCTGGAGCACATCTACCGAGAGCCAGACAGGAAGAACGTGTTCAACCCCACCAAGCTGCTGATTGACCCCCGGAGAGTGGAGCAGACCTCGGTCCACACCACACTGAAACAATTTGGACCCGATGTAGCTGTCCCATTCGATGTCTGCCGCATCATCCATGTTAGGGTCCCCCTGCAAGGAAGGCTTTCCAAAGACCAGCTGTTTGTGGACAAGAAACTCTGGGAGTTTGAGAAACTTTTGATTCCCAGCATTGATCACGCATTGAATCAATCAGATTTGCTGTAAAGAAAAAACTTCTTTATCGTTATCCTATATTGTTGTCCTATGGCACAGACAAAGACAGTATAGGAAATTGAAACATTGTCATAGATTAAATTAAgtatttcctttaaaaaaaaaaaatgttctgcATGCTTTGTTTCAAAAGGGTCAAAAATTAAACTATTTAAAAATGTCATTGTTTGAGTTTACAAATATGTTTGTAGACGGATTAAAAAACACATggataactgaaaaaaaaaacctcaagaaGGGATGATTTTGGGGAAAACTTATGACAGATCAAAGTATTAGATCCTCTACATGAGTGAATATCCTATCTGAAGCATTTTAAATCTTACTGATGGGTAGTACACAGTTTGCACTGCAAGCAATATTAGTGATTTCATGTGTATATgggaaataatgtgtataattaAGGTGTCTGGTGATGGACAGTCAAACATTTGAGTTGGAGTGGACAAAGCTAATTAATATGCTACCTCTATAATGGTAAAATGCTGACACTGTTGGTCCAAAACACTTTTTTTAGATAAACTTAAGGTATCATTGTGCATGTTTTCACAGGTACATCATTA contains:
- the LOC134089483 gene encoding uncharacterized protein LOC134089483, translating into MMQRKLALLLGISAFTVLLILRWGREMTLMNTDTPSAEPALQPWQRAPADTITPIPGSKHLMVSAFKDHRRGGAIRVISIICRQELQPLYCVLCANDHANANVDGSASTDANARPNAKANGALGQCASSQAKVDMHSDNFGFPFVTSDVFCTGESLKQATHISLTTDQTAIHNLTFLLIQNQKVKESFRYNFTICISNLFGDYNNALQFAQTMEVYKLIGVQRVVIYNTSCGPDVDKVLSYYRREGMLEVVPWPIDKFLTPSTGWKYDLHHGDIHYYGQLTTLNECIYRYMYESKYLLLNDFDEIIMPYKHGKLDKLMDTLQQQHPDAGVFRIENHIFPKTQFEDSGRFRLPQWRDVPGVNILEHIYREPDRKNVFNPTKLLIDPRRVEQTSVHTTLKQFGPDVAVPFDVCRIIHVRVPLQGRLSKDQLFVDKKLWEFEKLLIPSIDHALNQSDLL